The Oceanispirochaeta sp. M1 genome includes a region encoding these proteins:
- a CDS encoding ROK family protein, translating to MANKRPGSKALIKDINKILVLSTIREHGPVSRTEVARITKLNLSTISKICDELYRQNMLFDIGEGISSGGRRPIQMLFNNNLGYILSVKIEESHLQIALTNLKPSIIDYHEYLYDHGQDYPSVLKLIVEKIIEISDELRDKEKSLLGIGIALSGIINQDRGELLSSTFLGWENETLVEDLKKNIDTPVFIDNDVNCYALAQHWLGSGKGHSNFICLTIGEGIGGALFIRNRLYRGHRGGAGELGHMIIQTDGKPCYCGQKGCLEAYASYPAIVSRMKELTDRSFNISEIAQLAEEGDSDARVVMRQAGKYLGSALINLAMTCNPELIIIGGEGIKELKSFLPSIQNQFDENWFTRSGLDNTPILFDEPGNRFFLLGAALLVIDHLFGAPLYETENPLL from the coding sequence ATGGCAAATAAACGTCCGGGCAGCAAAGCTCTTATTAAAGATATAAATAAAATACTTGTGCTCAGTACCATCCGGGAGCATGGTCCGGTCAGCCGAACAGAGGTGGCCAGGATCACCAAACTCAATCTATCCACCATATCCAAAATCTGTGATGAACTTTACAGGCAGAATATGCTTTTTGATATTGGAGAAGGCATTTCATCAGGTGGACGCAGACCCATACAAATGTTGTTTAATAATAATCTGGGTTACATCCTCAGTGTTAAGATTGAAGAGAGTCATCTTCAAATCGCCCTGACGAATCTTAAACCGAGTATTATTGATTATCATGAGTATCTCTATGATCATGGACAGGATTATCCCTCGGTTCTGAAATTGATAGTAGAGAAAATTATTGAGATCTCTGATGAACTAAGGGATAAAGAAAAATCTCTTCTCGGTATCGGTATAGCTTTGTCGGGAATCATCAATCAGGATAGGGGGGAGCTTCTCAGCTCCACCTTTCTGGGTTGGGAAAACGAGACCCTGGTTGAAGATCTGAAAAAGAATATAGACACTCCGGTTTTTATCGATAATGATGTGAATTGTTATGCTCTGGCTCAACATTGGCTGGGTAGCGGTAAGGGACATAGTAATTTTATCTGCCTGACCATTGGAGAGGGAATCGGTGGAGCCTTGTTCATTCGTAACCGGCTCTACAGAGGTCACAGGGGCGGTGCTGGTGAATTGGGACATATGATTATTCAGACCGACGGAAAGCCCTGTTACTGCGGTCAGAAGGGATGTCTGGAGGCCTATGCCTCCTATCCTGCTATCGTATCCCGTATGAAGGAACTGACGGACAGGAGTTTTAACATTTCAGAAATTGCACAACTGGCAGAAGAGGGAGATTCCGATGCCCGAGTTGTCATGCGGCAGGCCGGGAAATATCTGGGCTCTGCGCTGATAAACCTGGCAATGACATGTAATCCGGAACTGATAATCATTGGGGGAGAGGGGATTAAGGAGTTGAAAAGTTTTCTTCCCTCTATTCAAAATCAGTTTGATGAAAACTGGTTTACCCGCTCCGGTCTGGATAATACACCGATTCTATTTGACGAACCGGGCAACCGATTTTTCCTTCTCGGTGCAGCCCTGCTTGTGATTGATCATCTCTTTGGTGCACCCCTCTATGAGACTGAAAATCCACTGTTGTAA
- a CDS encoding citrate/2-methylcitrate synthase has translation MSEEVIHKGLEGVIVAKSSICKVNGEEGKLYYYGYSIDVLEKYSSYEETAYLLLYGHLPNKEELDDFTTKMRTSRRISPPILDMIKSFPRDSHPMELLQSAINFLSGYVDHKIEHSAYCNCRQTLHQVAQLPTIIAAFYRIKNGQEYIPPRDDLNHGANFLYMLRGEAPSQEEGDIMDKCLILHAEHGLNASTFTARVVASSLSTCYCSISAAIGSLYGSLHGGANEKVVNMLKEIDSVKDVRPFLEEANRTKRKVMGMGHRVYKAMDPRAVLMEGYLKTLSQQKDNYVNYNILKEIQLVFREMMDAKEKAIYPNVDFFSGSVYALLDIPPSLFTPIFAMSRASGWLSHILEQRQDNRIFRPKALFEGKLDRKYIALGDR, from the coding sequence ATGTCAGAAGAAGTCATACACAAAGGTCTGGAAGGTGTTATTGTCGCAAAGAGCAGTATATGCAAGGTCAATGGTGAAGAGGGCAAACTGTACTACTATGGATATTCCATAGATGTTCTGGAGAAGTACTCAAGCTATGAAGAAACCGCCTACCTTCTCCTTTATGGTCATCTTCCCAATAAGGAAGAGCTTGACGATTTCACTACTAAGATGAGAACTTCCCGTAGGATCAGTCCTCCCATTCTGGATATGATCAAGAGCTTTCCCCGGGACTCCCATCCCATGGAACTGCTGCAGTCGGCCATCAATTTTCTCAGTGGTTATGTGGATCATAAGATAGAACATTCAGCCTACTGTAACTGCCGGCAGACCCTGCATCAGGTGGCACAGCTTCCCACCATCATCGCCGCCTTTTACAGAATAAAAAACGGACAGGAATATATTCCACCCCGGGATGATCTGAATCATGGGGCCAACTTCCTGTATATGCTCCGGGGAGAAGCTCCTTCACAGGAAGAGGGGGATATCATGGACAAATGTCTGATCCTCCATGCGGAACACGGACTGAATGCCTCGACATTTACGGCCCGGGTTGTGGCCTCTTCCCTGTCCACCTGTTACTGCAGTATCTCCGCTGCCATCGGATCTCTCTATGGATCTCTCCATGGAGGTGCCAATGAGAAGGTTGTGAATATGCTTAAGGAGATTGACTCTGTAAAAGATGTGCGTCCCTTTCTGGAAGAGGCCAACCGGACAAAAAGAAAGGTTATGGGCATGGGACACCGGGTATATAAGGCCATGGACCCCCGGGCTGTTCTTATGGAAGGTTATTTGAAAACACTGTCACAGCAGAAAGACAACTATGTAAACTATAATATTCTTAAAGAGATTCAGCTTGTGTTCCGGGAAATGATGGATGCAAAGGAAAAGGCTATCTATCCCAATGTAGATTTCTTCTCAGGCTCCGTGTATGCCCTTTTGGATATACCCCCTTCTCTGTTTACTCCCATCTTTGCCATGTCCAGAGCCTCAGGATGGCTCTCCCATATTCTGGAACAGAGACAGGATAACAGGATTTTCCGTCCCAAGGCCCTTTTTGAAGGGAAGCTTGATAGAAAATATATAGCCCTTGGAGATCGCTGA
- a CDS encoding rubredoxin, which produces MIWVCNACGYIYDPSEGDPEQNIPEGIPFEKLPEDWVCPVCGAPRSEFSPEKPES; this is translated from the coding sequence GTGATCTGGGTCTGTAATGCCTGCGGTTATATTTATGATCCCTCCGAGGGGGACCCGGAGCAGAATATCCCCGAGGGGATTCCCTTTGAAAAACTCCCTGAGGACTGGGTCTGCCCGGTCTGCGGGGCTCCCCGTTCTGAGTTTTCTCCCGAGAAGCCGGAATCTTGA
- a CDS encoding sugar ABC transporter substrate-binding protein, with product MKNLSIVFLLLMVPLALFATGAQDESGPVTLRYASFSAGEDNAATQQAMIDAFQEANPGIIIENEITGYGEHFTQLVTKIASGDAPDTFELNMENFLAYAIRGAVKPIDDIAADAGINLKETYAAGVLDACSYNGQTYAIPQMFSTVLLIYNKDLFDAAGASYPQEDWTWKESLEASKKIADPENDIWGTFNPVQFWEFYKVTQQNGGGVMTPDGSKFTINSPQNLETLQYMVDRIQKHHVMPSDTELAGRGDWDLFVDGKLAMISTGVWAFTDFANRCEFPWSVEVEPGNTKKATHFFANVSCLSRDTTNDMEAVKFLNFIASDPLSVQMRLDAQWELPTIKDASLMKQYLAITPPDNKIAVFNSLEYAVKPPALEQFQELVEILNPRLEQVRLGMLEPKEALDAAQKEAEAKIKL from the coding sequence ATGAAGAATTTAAGTATTGTTTTTCTGTTACTGATGGTTCCCCTGGCCCTTTTTGCCACAGGTGCTCAGGATGAAAGCGGTCCCGTAACCCTTCGCTATGCCAGTTTTTCTGCAGGAGAGGATAATGCGGCCACTCAACAGGCTATGATTGATGCCTTCCAGGAGGCCAATCCCGGAATTATTATTGAGAATGAAATAACCGGGTACGGCGAACACTTCACTCAGCTCGTAACCAAAATTGCCTCGGGTGACGCGCCTGATACATTTGAGCTGAACATGGAAAACTTTCTGGCATACGCGATCCGGGGAGCCGTTAAACCTATCGATGATATTGCAGCCGATGCTGGAATAAACCTGAAGGAAACATACGCCGCCGGTGTCCTGGATGCCTGTAGTTATAATGGACAGACCTATGCGATTCCTCAGATGTTTTCCACAGTCCTTCTCATCTACAATAAAGATCTTTTTGATGCGGCCGGTGCATCCTACCCTCAAGAAGACTGGACATGGAAAGAGTCTCTGGAGGCATCAAAAAAGATAGCTGATCCGGAAAATGATATATGGGGAACCTTCAATCCTGTCCAGTTCTGGGAATTCTACAAGGTTACCCAACAGAACGGCGGTGGAGTGATGACTCCCGACGGCAGTAAATTCACCATCAACAGCCCCCAGAACCTGGAGACACTGCAATACATGGTGGACAGGATTCAGAAACATCACGTCATGCCCAGCGATACAGAATTAGCCGGTCGTGGAGACTGGGATCTCTTTGTCGATGGAAAACTTGCCATGATCAGCACAGGTGTATGGGCCTTCACAGATTTTGCCAATCGCTGTGAGTTCCCCTGGTCCGTTGAGGTCGAACCCGGAAACACAAAGAAGGCGACACACTTTTTTGCAAATGTGTCCTGTCTGTCCCGGGATACCACTAATGATATGGAAGCAGTGAAATTCCTTAACTTTATTGCCAGTGATCCCCTTTCTGTACAGATGCGCCTGGATGCCCAGTGGGAACTGCCTACAATAAAAGACGCCAGCCTGATGAAACAGTATCTCGCCATCACCCCCCCGGATAACAAAATAGCTGTTTTCAACTCACTTGAGTATGCTGTGAAGCCCCCCGCACTGGAACAGTTTCAAGAGCTGGTTGAGATTCTCAATCCCCGGCTGGAACAGGTCCGTCTTGGAATGCTGGAACCTAAAGAAGCCCTCGATGCTGCTCAGAAAGAAGCTGAAGCAAAAATCAAACTATAA
- a CDS encoding TIM-barrel domain-containing protein: MEYQNFSLHHIPSGNEQPYCQQTIERLPRRPVEGDPVAFCAMSDPVDAAERVTLLWSRDNWKTTLYSEASCLGNSDSVGNRGTDRYWTAMIPGQSSDDEIVYKLVANSGLSQVSTEDFTFTPLRKIQYKTLSSCEIHEGHVYLIYESGLDDSEKNSPELQICLSCSDDGAFSYSLGFDRQRSTEKSSFIIEDENENDSIFLYKSGGFTLSIEKERGAFRITHDTRGGELYFSGEAEVLQDKSGLWETELFFKALPDEGFYGMGERYNCLNQRGQVLYNRVYEQYTNQRLKTYMPIPFLFTSRQSGIFIDTERNIRFDLCSFSENRWSFRAEQEGDEHLRVSVFLGKPARMIRDFTELTGKPAALPDWAFGLWMSANEWNTQKRVEEVAARTEELDIPVKVLVIEAWSDETTFYIWNGANYAPRDPRKAPELKDFDFSQSTYWKDPKRMIEKLHSQGIKLVLWQIPVVKATDDENPQHRLDEEYVKSNGLCAMDEQGEPYNVRPGWFKGSLLADFTNPETAPWWMSRREYLLKEMGVDGFKTDGGEHLWGEGVSFSNGKKGDQMINSYPETYIRAYSDFVRRVKGDDGLTFSRSGYTGIQSSPCHWAGDQNSTWLAYRSAFMAMMNSGLSGIPFIGWDIGGFSGEIPTAELYLRSAAASVFCPIMQYHTENNEWQEPCIDRTPWNIAQQQKAPEVIPIFRKWAKLRDRLLPYIVSEAAYCTETGEPLIRPMLIDFWEDSRARELTDQFLFGRSLLVAPQFSEGALERTVYLPEGLWTDAWSEEKYSGPCTINCETPLDSLPLFVRSSPSDFLSPGLFDNLK, encoded by the coding sequence ATGGAATATCAGAATTTTTCTCTCCACCATATACCATCAGGGAATGAACAACCCTACTGCCAACAAACAATAGAGAGGCTTCCCCGCCGGCCGGTGGAAGGAGATCCGGTAGCCTTCTGCGCCATGAGCGATCCTGTAGATGCTGCAGAGCGTGTGACTCTGCTCTGGAGCAGAGATAATTGGAAGACAACACTCTATTCTGAAGCATCCTGCCTTGGGAACAGTGACAGTGTGGGAAACAGAGGCACAGACCGATATTGGACAGCCATGATTCCCGGCCAGAGCTCTGATGATGAGATTGTATACAAATTAGTAGCCAACTCGGGCCTGAGTCAGGTTTCAACAGAGGATTTTACTTTTACCCCCCTCCGAAAAATCCAGTATAAGACTCTCTCTTCCTGTGAGATTCATGAGGGCCATGTCTATCTGATATATGAGAGCGGTCTTGATGATTCGGAGAAGAACAGTCCTGAACTGCAAATCTGTTTAAGCTGCAGTGATGACGGGGCTTTCAGCTATTCCTTAGGTTTTGACAGGCAGAGGTCTACTGAAAAATCCTCCTTTATTATTGAAGATGAAAATGAAAATGACAGTATTTTTCTCTATAAATCCGGTGGATTCACCCTGAGTATTGAAAAAGAGAGGGGTGCCTTCAGAATTACTCATGATACAAGGGGCGGTGAGCTGTACTTCTCCGGAGAGGCGGAAGTTCTCCAGGATAAGAGTGGACTATGGGAAACAGAACTATTTTTCAAGGCACTCCCTGATGAGGGATTTTATGGAATGGGAGAACGTTACAACTGCCTGAACCAGAGAGGACAGGTTCTCTACAACCGTGTATATGAACAGTATACAAATCAACGCCTGAAAACCTATATGCCCATCCCCTTCCTCTTTACATCCCGTCAGTCGGGGATCTTTATTGATACGGAAAGAAATATACGCTTTGACCTCTGTTCTTTTTCCGAAAACAGATGGAGTTTCAGGGCTGAACAGGAAGGAGATGAACATTTGAGGGTTTCTGTCTTCCTTGGAAAACCGGCCCGGATGATACGGGATTTTACAGAGTTGACGGGAAAACCCGCCGCCCTGCCTGACTGGGCCTTCGGCCTCTGGATGAGCGCTAATGAATGGAACACCCAGAAAAGGGTGGAAGAGGTAGCCGCCAGGACAGAAGAGCTGGATATTCCCGTAAAAGTACTTGTAATAGAAGCATGGAGTGATGAAACCACCTTTTATATCTGGAATGGTGCGAACTATGCCCCCCGGGATCCCCGGAAGGCACCGGAGCTGAAGGACTTTGATTTTTCACAGAGTACATACTGGAAAGATCCCAAAAGAATGATTGAGAAACTTCACAGTCAGGGGATAAAGCTGGTTCTCTGGCAGATTCCGGTGGTCAAGGCTACGGATGATGAAAATCCACAGCACAGATTGGATGAGGAATACGTAAAATCCAATGGACTCTGCGCCATGGATGAACAAGGTGAGCCCTACAATGTTCGGCCGGGATGGTTCAAGGGAAGTCTTCTGGCTGATTTCACTAATCCTGAAACGGCTCCCTGGTGGATGTCCCGGCGGGAATACCTGCTGAAAGAGATGGGAGTCGACGGATTTAAAACCGATGGCGGGGAGCACCTCTGGGGAGAGGGAGTCTCTTTCTCCAACGGAAAGAAGGGAGATCAGATGATCAACTCCTACCCCGAAACCTATATCCGTGCCTACTCTGATTTTGTCCGCCGGGTAAAGGGAGATGACGGGCTGACTTTCAGCCGCTCAGGATATACGGGAATTCAATCTTCTCCCTGTCACTGGGCCGGAGATCAGAACTCCACATGGCTGGCCTATCGTTCCGCCTTTATGGCCATGATGAACAGCGGCCTTTCGGGTATTCCCTTTATCGGCTGGGATATTGGAGGCTTCAGCGGTGAGATCCCCACAGCCGAACTCTACCTCCGATCAGCCGCTGCCTCAGTATTCTGCCCCATCATGCAGTATCACACAGAAAATAACGAATGGCAGGAACCCTGCATCGACCGGACCCCCTGGAATATTGCCCAGCAGCAGAAGGCACCCGAAGTTATTCCCATATTCAGAAAATGGGCAAAACTGAGGGACAGACTGCTGCCCTATATTGTTTCGGAGGCTGCCTATTGTACCGAAACAGGAGAACCCCTGATCCGCCCCATGCTGATTGACTTCTGGGAGGATTCCCGGGCCAGAGAATTAACAGACCAGTTCCTCTTCGGACGGTCCCTCCTGGTTGCTCCGCAGTTTAGCGAGGGGGCTCTGGAACGGACAGTATATCTGCCGGAAGGCCTATGGACTGATGCCTGGAGTGAAGAAAAATACAGCGGTCCCTGTACCATCAACTGTGAGACTCCCCTTGACAGTCTGCCGCTGTTTGTCCGCAGTTCACCCTCTGATTTTCTCTCTCCCGGACTATTTGATAATCTGAAATAA
- a CDS encoding aldo/keto reductase translates to MEYSYLGKTGIQVSSLCFGTMSFAGDADEKTSLQMYELCRDRGVNFFDCANVYQKGRAEEVLGRCIKGHRNEIVLTSKACGSMSEDINNRGASRKSLRRALEDSLRRLNTDYLDIYFMHRFDDNTPIEETLSVLDQFVREGKILYPAASNYSAWQVMKALGVSAREGLASFKCIQPMYSLLKRQAEVEIFPMAQSEGLGVITYSPLGGGLLSGKYAGKSPVSEGRFTTNTAYQSRYRDKNNQVIVDDFISLARELTVSPVSLALAWAGSHPAVTAPIMGARNISQLKEALDSLDVDMTDALGQRISELSATVPSATDRSEI, encoded by the coding sequence ATGGAGTATTCCTATCTGGGAAAAACCGGAATTCAGGTTTCCAGTTTATGTTTCGGAACCATGTCTTTTGCCGGAGATGCAGATGAAAAGACCTCTCTTCAGATGTATGAACTATGCAGGGATAGGGGAGTCAACTTTTTTGACTGTGCCAATGTATATCAGAAGGGCAGGGCGGAAGAGGTTCTGGGCCGTTGCATCAAGGGACACAGGAATGAGATTGTTCTGACCAGTAAGGCCTGCGGTTCCATGTCAGAAGATATTAATAACCGGGGGGCCTCACGTAAAAGTTTGAGACGGGCTCTGGAAGATAGCCTCAGACGTCTGAATACAGACTATCTTGATATATATTTCATGCATCGCTTTGACGATAACACTCCCATTGAAGAAACCCTTTCTGTGCTGGATCAATTTGTCCGGGAAGGGAAAATACTATATCCTGCCGCCAGTAATTATTCTGCCTGGCAGGTCATGAAGGCCCTGGGAGTTTCTGCCCGGGAAGGGCTGGCTTCCTTCAAATGTATTCAGCCCATGTACAGTCTGCTAAAAAGACAGGCAGAAGTGGAAATCTTTCCCATGGCTCAATCCGAAGGTCTTGGAGTCATAACTTACAGCCCCCTGGGCGGTGGATTGCTGAGCGGGAAGTATGCGGGTAAAAGCCCTGTGAGTGAGGGGCGGTTCACGACGAATACCGCGTATCAGAGCCGCTACAGGGATAAGAATAATCAGGTAATTGTAGATGATTTCATATCTCTGGCCAGGGAACTTACGGTCTCTCCCGTTTCTCTTGCTCTGGCCTGGGCCGGGAGCCATCCTGCTGTTACTGCGCCCATCATGGGAGCCAGAAATATATCTCAGCTGAAAGAAGCCCTCGATTCTCTGGATGTGGACATGACGGATGCCTTAGGGCAGAGGATTTCAGAGCTGAGTGCAACAGTACCATCGGCGACAGATCGATCAGAAATATGA
- a CDS encoding glycoside hydrolase family 31 protein: MYFHKYEHPMNFYSPREGELEYNWKSLGDNVYHYWVEGARWEGNPSQAEFDTLDFGNKESFCRSDLSTAGGFSLIPEENGSLETLPEMPFGVCGSKWILRFRLNSCDRFYGMGEKNNGFEKSRIRSKFWNTDVWADFSGDQIENGITDPMYISLPYLLLKRGKFWYGIQVNNPYPVFMNTGAGQVIEGVQETNEGGGEFYIGSTDGEPDLFIIAGMSAEDVTQRLYRLCGTSPLPPLWSLGYQQSRWGYACDSDLLEIDEKMEEHEIPCDGIWMDIDYLIGYRVFTIDREKFPALDQTVKTIASHGRRVVPILDPGVKADPEYSACREGLEQGLFCLNEENRPYIGFVWPGASYFPDFSLPEVRSWWASKTQEMADLGFPAFWIDMNDPSAGSAELEGMRFQKGTLPHEAFHNQYSVAMHKATWDGLKQSMPEERPFVLSRSGFIGTNRWGAVWMGDNISNWHHLRKTIEMALNLSLSGMAFFGADIGGFGGDASDANFIAWHKACFLFPFFRNHCADGQKKQEPWNMGPLALELSRTFIRARYALLPYIYNLFITQEQTGAPLIRPLLYNYEGFDLIDDQFLVGESILQAPVLQDLSEEPLNIRTLVLPEGYWLDINRSQWIPGPCQLDCPVEEEQTPLFIRAGSILPVKRAGRAEGELNEVDLLIFPEPDNCTSSYTYRYDRGNGYEYKNKGFGEFRVQISSHAGKMQVTIDSIKTGYAPCTVRFGLYSSIKEIMIQTGGEEEVLKLEDEKIPFCGSIMEFQFSREIVIN; encoded by the coding sequence ATGTACTTTCATAAATATGAACATCCTATGAATTTCTACTCTCCCCGGGAGGGGGAGCTGGAATACAACTGGAAATCACTGGGAGACAATGTCTACCATTATTGGGTGGAGGGTGCCCGCTGGGAGGGTAATCCGAGTCAGGCGGAATTCGACACCCTGGACTTCGGAAACAAAGAGTCATTCTGCCGAAGCGACCTGAGCACTGCAGGAGGATTCTCTCTGATTCCGGAAGAAAATGGGAGTCTCGAAACCCTCCCGGAGATGCCTTTCGGAGTCTGCGGAAGCAAATGGATACTTCGATTCCGTCTTAACAGCTGTGACCGGTTTTACGGCATGGGTGAGAAGAATAACGGATTTGAAAAAAGCCGTATCCGCAGCAAATTCTGGAACACCGATGTGTGGGCGGATTTCTCGGGAGATCAGATAGAAAATGGTATTACTGACCCCATGTACATATCCCTCCCCTATCTTCTTCTGAAAAGAGGGAAGTTCTGGTATGGGATTCAGGTAAATAATCCCTACCCCGTATTTATGAATACCGGAGCCGGTCAGGTCATAGAAGGTGTTCAGGAGACAAACGAGGGGGGCGGCGAATTTTATATCGGCTCCACAGACGGGGAACCGGATCTATTTATCATTGCAGGGATGAGCGCCGAAGATGTCACACAGCGGCTTTACAGACTTTGTGGAACCTCTCCCCTCCCTCCTCTCTGGTCTCTGGGTTATCAGCAGTCCCGCTGGGGCTATGCCTGTGACAGTGATCTGCTTGAGATTGATGAAAAGATGGAAGAACATGAGATCCCCTGTGACGGGATATGGATGGATATAGACTATCTGATCGGGTACCGTGTATTTACCATAGACAGGGAAAAATTTCCCGCTCTGGACCAGACTGTTAAGACTATCGCTTCCCACGGCAGGCGGGTGGTACCGATTCTTGATCCCGGAGTTAAGGCAGATCCTGAATATTCCGCCTGCAGGGAAGGCCTCGAACAGGGACTGTTCTGCCTGAATGAAGAAAACCGGCCTTATATAGGTTTTGTCTGGCCGGGAGCATCCTATTTCCCCGATTTTTCTCTCCCTGAAGTCCGCTCCTGGTGGGCTTCCAAAACACAGGAGATGGCAGATCTGGGATTCCCTGCCTTCTGGATCGATATGAATGATCCCAGTGCCGGTTCTGCCGAACTGGAGGGGATGCGATTTCAAAAGGGAACCCTGCCCCATGAGGCATTCCATAATCAGTACAGCGTAGCCATGCATAAGGCAACCTGGGACGGTCTGAAACAGAGCATGCCCGAGGAACGCCCCTTTGTTCTCAGCCGCAGCGGATTTATAGGCACAAACCGTTGGGGAGCCGTCTGGATGGGTGATAATATCTCCAACTGGCACCATTTGAGAAAGACAATAGAGATGGCTCTCAACCTATCACTATCGGGTATGGCCTTTTTTGGTGCCGATATCGGTGGTTTCGGGGGGGATGCTTCTGATGCCAACTTCATCGCCTGGCACAAAGCCTGTTTTCTCTTTCCCTTTTTCAGGAATCACTGTGCCGACGGACAGAAAAAACAGGAACCCTGGAATATGGGCCCCCTCGCCCTTGAGCTGAGCAGGACGTTTATCAGGGCCCGTTATGCACTCCTACCCTATATCTACAACCTCTTTATCACTCAGGAGCAGACGGGAGCCCCCCTTATCCGTCCTCTTCTTTATAACTATGAAGGTTTTGATTTGATAGATGATCAGTTTTTAGTGGGAGAATCTATCCTCCAGGCCCCTGTACTGCAGGACCTGTCAGAAGAGCCGCTGAATATCAGAACCCTTGTTCTTCCCGAAGGATACTGGCTGGATATCAATAGATCCCAATGGATTCCCGGTCCCTGTCAGCTTGACTGCCCGGTAGAAGAGGAGCAGACGCCCCTGTTTATCAGAGCCGGATCTATCCTCCCCGTCAAACGGGCCGGCAGAGCCGAAGGAGAGTTGAATGAAGTGGATCTCCTTATCTTCCCGGAACCAGATAATTGTACATCATCCTATACCTATCGCTACGACCGGGGAAACGGCTATGAATATAAGAATAAAGGTTTTGGAGAATTCAGAGTTCAGATATCCTCTCATGCCGGGAAAATGCAGGTGACTATTGATTCTATTAAAACGGGCTATGCCCCCTGCACTGTCCGTTTCGGTCTATATTCATCAATTAAGGAAATTATGATACAGACAGGAGGAGAGGAAGAAGTTTTGAAACTGGAAGATGAAAAGATTCCTTTCTGCGGAAGCATCATGGAGTTTCAATTTTCCAGAGAGATCGTTATTAATTAA
- a CDS encoding carbohydrate ABC transporter permease: MIDKRKIQRIIFYIILSIIAFLVIIPFLWMISASFKSNEAIQTIPIRWIPEEPTLEGYRSILGLSNVDFLKAFYNSIAYSLLRTSGQIIICSMAAFIFAKVPFRGRNILFLMVLATMMIPGTVVMIPNYLILKNMHLLNSYTGLILPSLLEGLYIFILRQYMIGIDDAYLEAAMIDGASLRFSFRKIILPLSRPAIFTLVLFGFMGSWNDYLWPLIVLSKKTKWTLQVALGVMNTQFGNSYHIMMAGALISIVPIVIVYIFTQKFVEEGVTLGGVKG, encoded by the coding sequence ATGATCGATAAAAGGAAAATCCAACGTATCATTTTCTATATAATACTGTCGATTATTGCATTTCTGGTGATAATCCCGTTTCTGTGGATGATTTCCGCCTCCTTCAAGAGCAACGAAGCAATACAGACCATTCCCATCCGCTGGATACCCGAAGAACCGACACTGGAGGGCTACAGAAGCATATTGGGATTAAGCAATGTGGACTTTCTTAAGGCCTTTTACAACAGCATTGCCTACTCCCTTCTGAGAACATCAGGACAGATTATCATCTGTTCAATGGCTGCATTTATTTTTGCCAAAGTACCTTTCAGGGGACGGAACATCCTGTTTCTTATGGTTCTGGCAACCATGATGATTCCCGGTACTGTTGTGATGATTCCCAACTACCTGATACTGAAAAATATGCATCTCCTTAATAGTTATACGGGTTTGATTCTCCCCTCTCTCCTGGAAGGACTGTATATCTTCATACTGCGGCAGTACATGATAGGAATTGACGATGCCTACCTGGAAGCAGCCATGATAGACGGTGCCTCTCTGCGCTTCAGTTTCAGGAAGATCATACTCCCTCTGTCCCGACCGGCCATTTTCACTCTGGTACTGTTTGGATTTATGGGCAGCTGGAATGACTATCTCTGGCCCCTTATTGTTCTTTCAAAAAAAACAAAATGGACTCTGCAGGTCGCCCTGGGGGTCATGAATACCCAGTTTGGAAATTCCTATCATATCATGATGGCGGGAGCCCTGATCTCAATAGTGCCCATAGTGATTGTCTATATATTTACTCAGAAGTTTGTAGAGGAAGGTGTGACACTGGGAGGTGTCAAAGGATAA